Proteins encoded in a region of the Synechococcus sp. BIOS-U3-1 genome:
- the kdsA gene encoding 3-deoxy-8-phosphooctulonate synthase yields MPARQVALGSITFANDAPFVLIGGINVLESKDFTLDVAGEFAAICRQLEIPLVFKASFDKANRSSIHSYRGPGLKEGLKILQAVKETHGIPVITDVHTPEQAAPAAEVCDIIQLPAFLARQTDLVRAMARTGSVINIKKPQFLSPSQMGNVVEKFRECGNEKLLICERGSNFGYDNLVVDMLGFGVMNRSCDQLPLIFDVTHSLQCREPGGATSSGRRSQVVELARAAMAIGLAGLFLEVHPNPAQARCDGPSALPLSQLKPFLIQIKAIDDLVKSLPALSIR; encoded by the coding sequence ATGCCTGCAAGGCAGGTTGCCCTCGGATCAATCACCTTTGCCAACGATGCTCCCTTTGTATTGATCGGTGGCATCAACGTGCTGGAGTCCAAGGATTTCACCTTGGACGTCGCAGGTGAGTTCGCAGCCATCTGCCGACAACTGGAGATCCCTCTGGTGTTCAAGGCCTCCTTCGACAAAGCCAACCGGTCATCCATCCACTCCTACCGGGGGCCTGGCTTAAAGGAGGGTCTCAAGATCCTCCAGGCAGTCAAAGAGACTCACGGAATCCCTGTGATCACGGACGTTCATACCCCGGAGCAGGCAGCCCCTGCGGCAGAGGTATGCGACATCATTCAGCTTCCAGCTTTCTTGGCCCGTCAGACAGATCTGGTCAGGGCAATGGCCCGCACCGGCTCAGTGATCAATATCAAAAAGCCCCAGTTCTTGAGCCCATCCCAGATGGGCAACGTGGTGGAGAAATTCCGTGAATGCGGCAATGAGAAGCTGCTGATCTGCGAACGCGGCAGCAATTTCGGTTACGACAATCTTGTGGTGGACATGCTGGGCTTCGGGGTGATGAACCGAAGTTGCGATCAGCTGCCACTGATTTTCGACGTCACCCACTCTCTGCAGTGTCGAGAACCGGGAGGAGCAACGTCCAGCGGTCGACGCAGCCAAGTAGTGGAACTGGCCAGGGCTGCGATGGCCATAGGTCTTGCTGGATTATTTCTTGAAGTACATCCGAATCCAGCTCAGGCCCGATGCGATGGACCGAGCGCTCTGCCACTGTCCCAGCTGAAGCCTTTTTTAATCCAGATCAAAGCTATTGACGACCTAGTGAAGTCCCTGCCAGCACTCAGCATTCGATGA